Proteins encoded by one window of Kiritimatiellia bacterium:
- a CDS encoding uroporphyrinogen decarboxylase family protein, translating to MEFYTDEWGNTWHRLAGMSAGGEIFKPALEDWGRLQDWRLPDFDNPARYAALRETFEKTPDKFRVGHLPGFPFSICRYLRKMEVYFQDLILEREHIDELHNRVAGLLERMISQYAAGGADGISFCEDWGTQDRLLIRPEMWREIFKPLYRRLCAAAHKNGLQVLMHSCGYNWAILDDLAEAGINAFQFDQPELYGLDRLAHKLKDIGVCLWSPVDIQKIMPTGNKDLIVKSAENMVNLFFNQNGRFIAKNYGDLKGIGVREEWEQWAYDAFVRLAEANSLMQSGPRTL from the coding sequence ATGGAATTTTATACGGATGAGTGGGGCAACACCTGGCACCGCCTGGCGGGCATGAGCGCCGGCGGCGAAATATTCAAGCCGGCGCTTGAGGATTGGGGACGGTTGCAGGATTGGAGACTGCCGGATTTTGATAATCCGGCCCGTTACGCCGCGCTCAGGGAAACATTTGAAAAAACGCCCGATAAATTCCGCGTGGGACATCTGCCGGGGTTCCCTTTTTCCATCTGCCGCTATTTAAGAAAAATGGAGGTTTATTTTCAGGATTTGATTCTGGAACGGGAACATATTGACGAGTTGCACAACAGAGTCGCCGGACTTCTGGAACGAATGATTTCACAGTACGCGGCCGGCGGCGCGGACGGGATTTCCTTTTGTGAAGACTGGGGAACTCAGGACCGGCTGCTGATCAGGCCGGAAATGTGGCGCGAGATTTTCAAGCCGCTTTACCGCCGGTTGTGCGCCGCCGCTCATAAAAACGGATTGCAGGTATTAATGCATTCCTGCGGTTATAACTGGGCCATTCTGGATGACCTGGCGGAAGCCGGCATAAACGCATTTCAATTTGACCAGCCGGAGTTATATGGTCTTGACCGTCTGGCGCACAAGCTGAAGGATATCGGCGTCTGTTTGTGGTCGCCGGTGGATATCCAGAAAATAATGCCGACCGGAAACAAGGATTTGATCGTCAAGTCCGCGGAAAACATGGTAAATCTGTTTTTTAATCAAAACGGACGATTTATCGCCAAAAATTACGGCGACCTGAAGGGGATCGGCGTAAGGGAAGAATGGGAGCAATGGGCATATGACGCATTTGTCAGACTGGCGGAAGCAAATTCGCTGATGCAATCCGGGCCAAGGACGCTCTGA
- a CDS encoding tetratricopeptide repeat protein — protein MMIRTMCSQRFNAWFFCVVLLAASLAGLNLLCADAPRSPAPTTDGPAAGKEESQPSKRYLTAFESMSTADRLRERGMEEEAAALYDEALKLFRQLASDYPMWQTNLVTFRANYCRNALEKTLASGQYRHDSAAPHLPAPDGGPEQSVPAADSGRPAAAPLPPPAVATNELAVQIEKAAARERAGDFQNALEMYNAALAGDRRRLPALAGAGRCFLRLGMIDEARDLLFQWCVVPSPDSGVNLLLALILCHDRQFERAIQLAGIALNDDNANIAAHIILGAALAGAGQISAAIAEMQKALELDPRLPETHYNLACLILKSGGGEKTAAGEYYRNALKFGAAPDPALAERLGAR, from the coding sequence ATGATGATCCGGACGATGTGTTCGCAACGCTTTAACGCCTGGTTTTTCTGCGTCGTCCTGCTGGCGGCCTCGCTGGCGGGGCTTAACCTGCTTTGCGCCGATGCTCCGCGGTCGCCCGCCCCAACAACGGACGGGCCGGCGGCCGGCAAGGAAGAATCCCAGCCATCCAAACGTTATTTGACGGCTTTTGAATCAATGTCAACGGCCGACCGTCTGCGGGAGCGCGGCATGGAAGAGGAGGCGGCCGCGCTTTACGACGAGGCGCTCAAGCTGTTCCGGCAACTGGCTTCCGATTATCCGATGTGGCAGACCAATCTGGTAACGTTCCGGGCAAACTACTGCCGCAACGCTCTTGAAAAAACGCTTGCATCCGGCCAATACCGCCATGACTCCGCCGCTCCCCACTTGCCTGCCCCGGATGGCGGGCCGGAGCAATCCGTCCCCGCCGCTGATTCGGGCCGGCCGGCGGCCGCGCCGCTTCCCCCGCCGGCCGTTGCGACAAACGAGCTTGCCGTCCAGATTGAAAAAGCCGCCGCCCGGGAGCGGGCCGGGGATTTTCAGAACGCCCTGGAAATGTATAACGCGGCCCTGGCGGGGGACAGGCGGCGCCTTCCCGCCCTGGCCGGCGCCGGCCGGTGTTTTCTGAGACTGGGCATGATTGACGAGGCGCGCGATCTCCTCTTTCAATGGTGCGTGGTTCCTTCGCCCGACAGCGGCGTCAACTTGCTGCTTGCGCTGATTTTATGTCATGACCGGCAGTTTGAACGGGCGATCCAGCTGGCCGGCATTGCGCTCAATGATGACAACGCCAATATTGCCGCGCATATTATCCTGGGCGCGGCGCTGGCCGGGGCGGGGCAGATCTCTGCCGCCATTGCGGAAATGCAGAAAGCGCTGGAGCTTGACCCCCGCTTGCCGGAGACCCATTACAATCTTGCCTGTTTGATTCTCAAGAGCGGAGGCGGCGAAAAAACGGCCGCCGGCGAATATTACCGGAACGCCTTGAAATTCGGCGCGGCGCCGGATCCGGCCCTGGCCGAACGCCTTGGGGCGAGGTGA
- the glmS gene encoding methylaspartate mutase subunit S, with amino-acid sequence MKTTDKDAIVLGVIGCDCHSVGNRILEGFFLQAGFRVVNLGVMVSQDEFINAAIETGAQAILVSSLYGHGEIDCAGFRERCIERGLESIVLYAGGNLVVGKTSFEQVEAKFKAMGFDRVFPPAAPLEEAAKLLQADIQARRKL; translated from the coding sequence ATGAAGACGACGGACAAAGACGCCATCGTGCTGGGCGTAATCGGCTGCGATTGCCATTCGGTCGGCAACCGGATTCTGGAAGGTTTTTTTTTGCAGGCCGGTTTCCGGGTAGTCAACCTGGGAGTCATGGTCAGCCAGGATGAATTCATCAATGCCGCCATTGAAACAGGCGCGCAGGCGATTCTCGTTTCCTCGCTGTACGGGCACGGAGAAATTGACTGCGCCGGGTTCCGCGAACGCTGCATAGAACGCGGCCTGGAATCCATTGTTCTTTACGCGGGCGGCAACCTCGTGGTCGGGAAAACGTCGTTTGAGCAGGTGGAGGCAAAATTCAAAGCCATGGGGTTTGACCGTGTTTTTCCGCCGGCCGCGCCCCTGGAGGAAGCCGCCAAGCTGTTGCAGGCCGATATTCAGGCCCGCCGCAAGTTATGA
- a CDS encoding methylaspartate ammonia-lyase: protein MKIKRALFAAGKSAFFFDDQRAIKEGAQRDGFAYRGRPVTRGFDAIRVAGESISVMLVLENERIALGDCAAVQYSGAGGRAPLLLARRGLPFLERNIRPLLEGRKIEKFRTMAEEICAFRHKGRPLHTALLYGLTQALLDASAKAENKLKCEIICGEYRLPIIAERVPIFAQSGDNRYENADKMILKRVDVLPHGLINNIEEKLGRDGGKLKEYIRWIAKRVRQLRPDPSYRPVIHIDVYGTIGSLYDGNLSKTADYLAGLEKDAGGFALYIEGPVDMDEKQKQMEALRVIKRRLAAKGAPVKIVADEWCNTLEDIRDFCAAEAGHMLQIKTPDLGGIQNTVASVLYCKSHGMEAYQGGTCNETEISSRVCVHLACASRPERMLAKPGMGFDEGFMIVNNEMERIARILKWRQKNK from the coding sequence ATGAAAATCAAACGCGCGCTGTTTGCCGCCGGCAAATCCGCTTTCTTCTTTGACGACCAGCGGGCCATTAAAGAAGGCGCGCAGCGCGATGGTTTCGCCTACCGCGGCCGGCCGGTAACGCGGGGATTTGACGCCATCCGCGTCGCGGGCGAAAGCATTTCGGTCATGCTCGTTCTTGAAAACGAACGGATCGCCCTCGGGGATTGCGCCGCCGTCCAGTATTCCGGAGCCGGGGGCCGTGCCCCCCTCCTGCTGGCCCGCCGCGGACTGCCTTTTCTGGAACGGAACATCCGGCCCCTGCTGGAAGGACGCAAAATTGAAAAATTCCGGACAATGGCGGAAGAAATCTGCGCTTTCCGCCATAAAGGCCGGCCGCTGCATACGGCCCTGCTCTACGGACTCACCCAGGCCCTGCTGGACGCCAGCGCCAAGGCGGAAAACAAGCTGAAGTGCGAAATAATCTGCGGGGAATACCGTCTGCCCATCATTGCGGAGCGCGTGCCGATCTTTGCCCAGAGTGGCGACAACCGCTATGAAAACGCGGACAAAATGATTCTGAAGCGGGTTGACGTTCTGCCGCACGGCCTGATCAACAATATTGAAGAAAAACTCGGCCGCGACGGCGGCAAGCTGAAGGAATACATCCGCTGGATCGCAAAACGCGTGCGGCAGCTGCGGCCGGATCCGTCATACCGGCCGGTTATCCACATTGACGTCTATGGAACCATCGGATCATTGTATGACGGCAACCTTTCCAAAACCGCCGATTATCTGGCCGGCCTGGAAAAAGACGCCGGCGGCTTTGCGCTTTACATTGAAGGCCCGGTGGACATGGATGAAAAACAGAAACAGATGGAAGCTTTGCGCGTTATCAAGCGCCGGCTCGCGGCAAAGGGCGCCCCGGTTAAAATCGTCGCCGACGAATGGTGCAACACTCTGGAGGATATCCGCGATTTCTGCGCGGCGGAGGCCGGCCATATGCTCCAGATCAAAACGCCCGATTTGGGCGGCATTCAAAACACCGTGGCGAGCGTGCTCTATTGCAAAAGCCACGGCATGGAAGCCTACCAGGGCGGCACCTGCAACGAAACCGAGATTTCCAGCCGGGTCTGCGTGCACCTGGCCTGCGCCAGCCGGCCCGAAAGAATGCTGGCCAAGCCGGGAATGGGGTTTGACGAAGGATTCATGATTGTTAATAATGAAATGGAACGGATTGCCCGCATCCTGAAATGGCGGCAGAAAAACAAATGA
- a CDS encoding methylaspartate mutase subunit E, which produces MRQNAIRLKKFLSARESVLSAWPTGGDIRLEEAVRYQNAIPEKRRFAAAVRKARENRRILLQPRAGVSLVDEHIKLLRYLESEGGADLLPTTIDAYTRQNNYAEAAKGIEKSIAANTSLLNGFPAVNHGLAECRRVVENVSRPIQIRHGTPDARLLAEITLAAGFTSFEGGGISYNIPYAKNAPLRKSLADWQYVDRLAGYYGEEGALINREPFGPLTGTLVPPCISHAIGILEGLLALEQGVKSLTLGYGQGGNMIQDIAAVRSLRALARNYFHGAGFDDCDLTVVFHQWMGGFPEDEAKAFAVIAWGAAVARFSGAEKIIVKTPHEAMGIPTKEANTQGLKATRQIINMLADQHFGDNAAVEREMKIITEEVNCILERVFALGKGELAEGVIAAFAAGVLDVPFAPSVYNRGQVLPMRDNDGCIRLFKAGGLPLTEELKTFHRDRLQERAGAEGRDVCFQMVTDDIYAISKGKLVGRPR; this is translated from the coding sequence GTGCGTCAAAACGCCATCCGCCTGAAAAAATTCTTAAGCGCGCGCGAATCCGTTCTGAGTGCCTGGCCGACCGGCGGAGACATCCGCCTGGAGGAGGCGGTCCGCTATCAAAACGCGATTCCCGAAAAACGCCGTTTCGCGGCCGCGGTCCGAAAAGCGCGCGAAAACCGCCGGATACTGCTTCAGCCGCGCGCCGGCGTGTCGCTGGTGGATGAGCACATAAAACTGCTGCGTTACCTTGAAAGCGAGGGCGGGGCCGACCTTCTGCCTACGACCATCGACGCCTACACGCGCCAGAACAATTACGCCGAAGCGGCGAAGGGCATTGAAAAATCAATCGCGGCCAACACCTCGCTCCTGAACGGCTTTCCCGCCGTTAACCACGGTCTGGCGGAATGCCGCCGGGTGGTGGAAAATGTTTCGCGGCCCATTCAAATCCGCCACGGCACGCCCGACGCCCGTTTGCTGGCCGAGATCACGCTGGCCGCCGGGTTCACGAGTTTTGAGGGCGGCGGTATTTCCTATAATATCCCCTACGCCAAAAACGCGCCCCTGCGAAAATCACTGGCCGACTGGCAGTACGTGGACCGCCTGGCCGGTTATTACGGCGAAGAGGGCGCCCTCATCAACCGCGAGCCGTTCGGCCCCTTGACCGGCACGCTGGTTCCGCCCTGCATCAGCCACGCCATAGGCATCCTTGAGGGATTGCTGGCTTTAGAGCAGGGGGTGAAATCCCTGACGCTCGGTTACGGACAGGGCGGCAACATGATCCAGGACATTGCGGCGGTCAGGTCCCTGCGCGCCCTGGCCCGCAATTATTTTCACGGCGCAGGTTTTGACGACTGCGACCTGACCGTTGTTTTTCATCAATGGATGGGCGGCTTCCCCGAGGATGAGGCCAAGGCTTTTGCGGTGATCGCCTGGGGCGCGGCCGTGGCCCGTTTTTCCGGCGCGGAAAAAATCATCGTCAAAACGCCGCACGAAGCCATGGGCATTCCCACCAAAGAGGCCAACACCCAGGGACTGAAGGCCACCCGCCAGATAATCAACATGCTGGCGGACCAGCATTTCGGCGATAACGCCGCCGTGGAGCGCGAGATGAAAATAATCACGGAGGAGGTCAACTGCATTCTTGAACGGGTGTTCGCGCTCGGCAAGGGCGAGCTCGCGGAAGGCGTCATCGCGGCCTTCGCGGCCGGCGTGCTGGACGTGCCGTTCGCGCCATCGGTCTATAACCGCGGACAAGTCCTGCCGATGCGCGATAACGACGGATGCATCCGGCTCTTTAAAGCGGGCGGCCTTCCGCTGACCGAAGAATTAAAAACATTTCACCGCGACCGCCTGCAGGAACGCGCCGGGGCCGAAGGCCGGGACGTGTGTTTCCAGATGGTAACCGACGATATTTACGCAATCAGCAAGGGAAAACTCGTGGGGAGACCACGATGA
- a CDS encoding DUF4387 domain-containing protein: protein MKKNILQAARVIRSKNAGPFELTLDIMFKNKHYFDLFRRRRLITARKIAALYNVRPRDILGIIYFEPARAVKITLRRYLPSGAPGDGDIYGAQQHAPLLDLNFSP from the coding sequence ATGAAAAAGAACATCCTGCAGGCCGCGCGCGTCATTCGTTCAAAAAACGCCGGGCCGTTTGAATTGACGCTTGATATCATGTTCAAAAACAAACATTATTTTGATTTGTTCAGGCGCCGCAGGCTGATTACGGCGCGGAAAATAGCGGCGCTTTACAACGTGCGGCCGCGGGATATTCTCGGCATAATTTATTTTGAGCCGGCGCGCGCGGTCAAGATAACGCTGCGGCGTTACCTTCCCTCGGGCGCGCCCGGCGACGGTGATATTTACGGCGCCCAGCAGCACGCGCCGCTGCTGGACTTGAATTTTTCACCGTGA
- a CDS encoding AraC family ligand binding domain-containing protein, whose protein sequence is MAQRRSYVQTSQNAFTPQALNIIVDGRLYNFTLIHITIDVTHRIDKRQRTNEHLHDVFHMVVYTEGVNAFTFRGKARPVLPGTVALTSPGEPHNFLVLKKGAAVYSEMTFAYRGLDNEPLRIGFDRLLSVFAGIDLPVIRFPVVLPGQKTREMKTLLEHTLDRLESTSHLSNMMAAQTIIALFALIIRECFLPKEQDQYPAFTPIQRVQSYLEA, encoded by the coding sequence ATGGCTCAACGGCGATCATACGTTCAAACCAGCCAGAATGCCTTTACCCCGCAGGCGTTAAATATTATCGTGGACGGCAGATTGTATAATTTTACCCTGATTCATATAACCATTGACGTAACCCACAGGATTGATAAAAGACAAAGAACGAACGAGCATTTACATGATGTGTTTCATATGGTCGTTTACACCGAAGGGGTTAATGCCTTCACTTTTCGGGGCAAAGCGCGTCCCGTTCTGCCGGGGACGGTGGCGCTGACCTCGCCCGGAGAACCGCATAATTTTCTTGTTTTAAAAAAAGGCGCCGCTGTTTATTCGGAAATGACCTTCGCGTACCGGGGCCTTGACAACGAGCCGTTGCGCATCGGTTTTGACAGATTGTTGTCGGTTTTTGCCGGAATTGATTTGCCGGTCATTCGGTTCCCTGTGGTTTTGCCCGGTCAAAAAACGCGCGAGATGAAAACATTATTGGAACACACGCTTGACCGGCTGGAATCCACGAGCCACTTGTCAAACATGATGGCCGCGCAGACGATTATAGCCCTATTTGCCTTGATTATTCGGGAATGTTTCCTGCCTAAAGAACAGGATCAATATCCGGCTTTTACCCCTATTCAACGCGTTCAAAGTTATCTTGAGGCATAG
- a CDS encoding glutamate mutase L has product MNIRKVFSIDIGSTYTKGALFALNGRASRVLAQDKSPTTPRDLLVLYAGNAKQQDEIRELLKNKTLVVTENLLPEIGRLNIEPARAAIHEIFMKRIVAGKGLAKVAAMSSAPLKPTPRAVFDLLATLPQTAPEWDDLILIDLGGATTDFYSCTESFTGKDAAVLRGMEEPKLKRTVEGDLGLRLSARAVYESAGGRFQRRLAGEAVAPVLAGLKKSSRGSLLRRSSSGCGGREPWGVLPKAAAPPSKTFPAGDPPVLFNLKSPAGRIK; this is encoded by the coding sequence ATGAACATCCGGAAAGTTTTTTCAATAGATATCGGGTCAACCTACACGAAAGGCGCGCTTTTTGCGCTCAACGGCCGGGCATCCCGCGTGCTGGCGCAAGATAAAAGTCCCACAACCCCGCGCGACCTGCTGGTGCTCTATGCCGGCAACGCCAAACAGCAGGATGAAATCCGGGAACTGCTCAAGAACAAAACGCTGGTTGTAACCGAAAACCTTCTGCCGGAAATCGGCCGCCTGAACATTGAGCCCGCCCGCGCGGCCATCCATGAAATTTTTATGAAAAGGATCGTTGCCGGCAAGGGGCTTGCCAAAGTGGCGGCCATGAGTTCCGCGCCGTTGAAGCCGACGCCGCGGGCGGTGTTTGATCTGCTGGCAACCCTGCCCCAGACGGCGCCGGAATGGGACGACCTGATCCTGATTGACCTCGGCGGGGCCACAACTGATTTTTATTCCTGCACGGAATCTTTTACCGGCAAGGACGCGGCGGTTTTGCGGGGCATGGAAGAACCGAAGCTGAAAAGAACCGTGGAAGGCGACCTCGGACTGCGTCTGAGCGCGCGCGCGGTTTACGAATCAGCCGGCGGACGTTTTCAACGCCGCCTGGCGGGCGAGGCCGTTGCGCCGGTTCTGGCGGGATTAAAGAAATCTTCCCGCGGCAGTCTCCTCCGCCGAAGCAGTTCCGGCTGCGGAGGCCGAGAGCCGTGGGGCGTCTTGCCTAAGGCGGCAGCGCCGCCATCCAAAACTTTCCCGGCCGGCGATCCGCCGGTCTTATTTAACCTGAAGTCACCCGCAGGGAGGATAAAATAA
- a CDS encoding alanine-tRNA synthetase second additional domain-containing protein, with amino-acid sequence MHPKDANTQSSFRAHYSETLIYAAYYAPRGRQRLYMVGAELSRRYLNPADLIIGIIGAEGSGKSTLIRGLFPGLELTNDDDGVNIRPARLYDFTPDDFFAPHTFHIDVRYEAAFKQKFEIAEAINRAVARGRRVIIEHFDLIYKTLGYNAQIIFGIGEEIIVARPSVFGPFPAGIKSVVDKTIKYRLMAHSAEDITTYVLERDYNYKNPVMHSDVKHGFVINFAEKPEIDPAELEARVQDIIRRDVPIQASGENHIRIGEHEMVCTGTRTHVASSGRIENFRLLHEYKYHPIFKEYLLVGMVGRKETISIEEIANVVDQQ; translated from the coding sequence ATGCATCCGAAAGACGCAAACACCCAGTCAAGTTTCCGCGCGCATTACTCGGAAACGCTGATTTACGCCGCCTATTACGCGCCGCGCGGCCGCCAGCGCCTTTACATGGTCGGCGCGGAATTATCGCGGCGTTATCTCAACCCGGCCGACCTTATCATCGGCATCATCGGCGCGGAAGGCTCCGGCAAGTCAACCCTGATCCGCGGCCTGTTCCCGGGGCTGGAACTGACCAACGACGACGACGGCGTCAACATCCGGCCGGCCCGGCTTTACGATTTTACCCCGGATGATTTTTTCGCCCCGCATACCTTCCATATTGACGTGCGTTATGAGGCGGCGTTCAAGCAGAAATTTGAGATCGCGGAAGCGATCAACCGGGCCGTGGCGCGCGGGCGGCGGGTGATTATTGAACACTTTGACCTGATTTATAAAACGCTCGGCTACAACGCCCAGATTATTTTCGGCATCGGTGAGGAGATTATCGTCGCGCGTCCCTCGGTTTTCGGGCCGTTCCCGGCCGGCATAAAAAGCGTGGTGGATAAAACCATCAAGTACCGGCTGATGGCGCATTCGGCCGAGGACATCACCACTTATGTCCTGGAACGGGATTACAACTATAAAAACCCCGTCATGCATTCGGACGTCAAACACGGTTTCGTGATCAATTTCGCCGAGAAGCCGGAGATTGACCCGGCCGAACTGGAGGCCAGGGTGCAAGATATCATCCGCCGGGACGTGCCCATCCAGGCCTCCGGTGAAAATCATATCCGCATCGGCGAGCATGAAATGGTCTGCACCGGCACACGCACGCACGTCGCCTCGTCGGGCCGGATTGAAAATTTCCGGCTGCTGCATGAATATAAATATCACCCGATTTTCAAGGAGTATTTGCTGGTCGGCATGGTCGGCCGAAAGGAAACAATCAGCATTGAGGAAATCGCCAATGTCGTTGATCAACAATAG
- a CDS encoding acyclic terpene utilization AtuA family protein, translated as MHDEMRVLSPTGILGYGFPEESFRRGLKRKPHLIGVDAGSTDPGPYYLGSGKSFTSRAFVKRDLRFLLTAGARLDIPLVIGSAGGAGARPHLEWCRGLIHEVAREEKLSFRMGVIFSDVSAARVLKARRAGDINPLPFAPPLTAEAVKACPYIAAQVGVEPIIRALRKDCRVVLCGRCYDPAVFAALPIAAGYDPGLAMHMGKILECAAIAAAPGSGADCVLGTLRRDAFILESLNPARKFSKLSTAAHTLYEKSDPCHLPGPGGVINLEKCAFRELAGGRVEVRGSRFEKTPDHWVKLEGARRTGFRSISIAGTRDPVMIAGIDDILKSVESQVQKMGRKTKLRGRMIFHVYGKNGVMGALEPRRRAAGHELGIVMEALAGTQEEADMLCSVTRSTLLHYGYPGRISTAGNLALLFSPSDIRMGAVYEFAVYHLMKIKDPAAFPLEVENIRDGKARS; from the coding sequence ATGCATGATGAAATGCGCGTTTTATCGCCGACCGGCATTCTCGGCTACGGCTTTCCGGAGGAATCGTTCCGCCGGGGACTCAAAAGAAAACCGCACCTGATCGGGGTGGACGCCGGTTCCACCGATCCCGGCCCCTATTACCTGGGCAGCGGCAAATCGTTCACCAGCCGCGCGTTTGTCAAACGGGATTTACGCTTCCTGTTGACGGCCGGCGCGCGGCTGGATATCCCGCTGGTGATTGGTTCGGCAGGCGGCGCCGGCGCTCGGCCCCATCTGGAATGGTGCCGCGGTCTCATCCATGAAGTCGCCCGCGAGGAAAAACTTTCGTTCAGGATGGGCGTTATATTCTCGGATGTTTCCGCCGCAAGGGTTTTGAAGGCGCGGCGCGCGGGGGACATCAACCCCCTGCCCTTTGCCCCGCCCTTGACCGCCGAAGCGGTCAAAGCCTGCCCTTACATCGCCGCCCAGGTCGGCGTGGAGCCGATTATCCGCGCCTTGCGCAAAGACTGCCGGGTGGTTTTATGCGGCCGCTGTTACGATCCGGCGGTATTCGCGGCGCTGCCAATTGCCGCGGGCTATGATCCCGGCCTGGCCATGCACATGGGCAAAATCCTGGAATGCGCCGCGATCGCCGCCGCGCCCGGCTCGGGCGCCGATTGCGTGCTGGGCACCCTGCGCCGCGACGCGTTTATCCTGGAAAGCCTGAATCCGGCCCGGAAATTCAGCAAACTTTCCACGGCGGCCCATACGCTCTACGAAAAGTCGGACCCCTGCCATCTGCCCGGTCCGGGCGGCGTCATCAATCTGGAAAAATGCGCGTTCCGGGAGCTGGCGGGCGGCCGGGTTGAAGTGCGCGGCAGCCGCTTTGAAAAAACGCCGGATCACTGGGTCAAACTGGAAGGAGCGCGCCGGACCGGTTTCCGCAGCATCAGCATCGCCGGCACGCGCGACCCGGTCATGATTGCCGGCATTGACGATATTTTAAAGTCGGTTGAAAGCCAGGTTCAGAAGATGGGCCGGAAGACAAAATTGCGCGGCCGGATGATTTTCCACGTCTACGGCAAAAACGGCGTGATGGGCGCGCTGGAGCCGCGCCGGCGCGCGGCCGGCCACGAGCTGGGCATTGTCATGGAAGCGCTGGCCGGCACGCAGGAGGAAGCCGACATGCTTTGCAGCGTAACGCGCTCAACGCTCCTCCATTACGGTTATCCCGGCCGGATTTCCACGGCCGGCAATCTCGCCCTGCTCTTTTCGCCCTCCGATATCCGCATGGGCGCAGTCTACGAGTTTGCGGTTTATCACCTTATGAAAATCAAGGACCCGGCCGCTTTCCCGCTGGAGGTGGAAAACATCCGGGACGGAAAGGCGCGTTCATGA
- a CDS encoding GntR family transcriptional regulator, with amino-acid sequence MLPEINIKKHADIPVFRQIAGQIASRVQNGLIPPGNQLPSERELAAKLGLARGTIARAYSELARNHVIEILPGSRSIVAGEPEVSRQNRKERALQIIDDLLVELKKLRFSYREIRALIDLSILEKESQFEQLCVAAVDCNPESLSIFQRQLGFIAQIALTRILLDDIFQETHPERRLAAFDLILCTATHYNELAGRCPAVRDKLVQLVVAPTQQSIIDLAGIGMNQQIGVICESRQFLNIIIRRLNDFSIPAGRVHHLAPEETGKLPGFLAAHQVIITPPGYTFPITRDNTAAIQAFTHSGGRIIPFDYQIERSSLLYVEERIKDLIRRR; translated from the coding sequence ATGCTGCCAGAAATCAATATCAAAAAGCACGCGGATATTCCGGTCTTCCGCCAGATTGCCGGCCAAATCGCATCCCGCGTGCAAAACGGTCTGATCCCGCCGGGGAATCAACTGCCTTCCGAGCGGGAATTGGCCGCAAAACTGGGATTGGCCAGGGGCACCATCGCCAGGGCTTACAGCGAGTTGGCCAGGAATCATGTAATTGAAATTCTTCCCGGAAGCAGGAGCATCGTGGCGGGAGAGCCGGAGGTTTCCCGGCAAAACCGCAAGGAACGGGCCTTGCAGATCATTGACGACCTTCTGGTTGAACTCAAAAAACTGCGCTTTTCATACCGCGAAATACGCGCCTTGATTGATCTAAGCATCCTGGAAAAGGAAAGCCAGTTTGAACAGTTATGCGTCGCCGCGGTGGATTGCAATCCCGAATCGCTTTCAATCTTCCAGCGCCAGCTGGGATTCATCGCCCAGATTGCGCTCACCAGAATCCTGCTGGATGATATTTTTCAGGAAACACATCCGGAACGCCGTCTGGCGGCCTTTGACCTTATCCTGTGCACCGCCACGCATTACAACGAGCTGGCCGGGCGCTGCCCGGCCGTCAGAGACAAGCTGGTGCAACTCGTCGTCGCCCCCACCCAGCAATCCATCATTGACCTTGCGGGAATCGGCATGAACCAGCAGATCGGGGTAATCTGCGAAAGCCGGCAATTCCTGAACATAATTATCCGCCGGCTGAATGATTTTTCAATACCGGCCGGACGCGTTCACCATCTCGCGCCGGAAGAGACCGGCAAACTGCCCGGTTTTCTCGCCGCGCACCAGGTCATCATCACTCCGCCCGGTTACACCTTTCCCATTACCAGGGACAATACCGCCGCCATTCAGGCTTTCACGCACTCCGGCGGACGGATAATCCCCTTTGACTACCAGATTGAGCGCAGTTCCCTGTTGTACGTGGAGGAACGGATCAAGGACCTGATCCGGCGGCGGTAA